Proteins encoded within one genomic window of Hevea brasiliensis isolate MT/VB/25A 57/8 chromosome 8, ASM3005281v1, whole genome shotgun sequence:
- the LOC110662995 gene encoding LOB domain-containing protein 37, protein MSCNGCRILRKGCSEDCMLRQCLQWIINPQAQANATVFVAKFFGRAGLMSFISSVPLNQRPSLFQSLLFEAVGRTVNPVSGAVGLLWTGNWHVCQTAVMTVLRGGALEPILEFDGRMLGPDLDNFSECVNFTPINVSSGSKTTRTTTLKRKRSDDDEGICGLTNLDLCLMHPAEEKQRSVMPSEEESEMTTLESGGYASAGTNCSLQGGERKLLSLFI, encoded by the exons ATGAGCTGTAATGGGTGTAGAATCCTCCGAAAGGGCTGCAGTGAGGATTGCATGCTTCGACAATGCCTGCAGTGGATAATCAATCCTCAGGCTCAGGCAAACGCCACCGTCTTTGTCGCCAAGTTCTTTGGCCGTGCCGGCCTCATGTCCTTCATCTCCTCCGTGCCTCTAAACCAGCGTCCTT CATTGTTTCAGTCGCTTTTGTTTGAGGCTGTGGGGCGAACGGTGAATCCAGTGAGTGGAGCAGTGGGGCTTCTCTGGACTGGAAACTGGCACGTCTGCCAGACGGCGGTGATGACGGTGCTCCGTGGCGGTGCTTTAGAACCTATACTAGAGTTTGACGGTAGGATGTTAGGACCGGACTTGGATAACTTTTCAGAATGTGTAAATTTTACGCCTATAAATGTGAGTTCAGGATCGAAGACAACAAGAACAACAACATTAAAGAGGAAGAGGTCTGATGATGATGAGGGTATATGTGGACTCACAAATCTTGACCTCTGTTTGATGCACCCGGCCGAGGAGAAGCAACGGTCGGTGATGCCATCAGAGGAGGAGTCTGAAATGACAACGTTGGAGAGTGGTGGTTATGCATCTGCTGGAACTAATTGTAGTTTGCAGGGAGGTGAAAGAAAGCTCTTgtcattatttatttga